In the genome of Drosophila kikkawai strain 14028-0561.14 chromosome 2R, DkikHiC1v2, whole genome shotgun sequence, the window GGAGATATGTTAAGTACATACCCGACGGAGGCGTAGCTGCTGCGCAGTTTGCCAGGCACGCACACCAAAAAAAAGCCCCAAAAACAGAACATTTTATGAGTGTTAATGAGTGTTAAATGCACCAAACCGGTTAGGGCCATCCCGGCCAGCTCATCTGAGCGAGCAGCGCTTGCTTTTCGATTCTATTATTAAACACCCAACTAGAGGCACCGCTATAATCGCAGGgaggcaggaggaggaggagcagacgGCGGCGACGCGTGTGCGTCCGTCTTATCAGGGAACTTGGCGGGGGGGCTTCGCCGGGCTTGGGCGAGTGGAAAATATTCTGATCTCCGATAAGCCAGCATTGATTGATATTAATAGGTGAGGTGGGAAACTCTTCCACCCGATACCAGATACCCAATTACCACCTGTTTATCGAGCGGATCATTAACCTAACCCCACTTCTCTGCTCTCTGCCACTCCATGGCCACACCCACTCTGCAGAAAGCCACCTCTGCGCTGAGCAAGCTCTTCGTTTACGGAGCCCTCAAGTACGGACAGCCAAGCAACTCGATCCTCGCCAGCACTGGCAACGGACATGCCAAGTTCTGGTGCAAGGCCACCACCACCCAGAAGCTTCCGCTGGTGATCGCCACCCGGTACAACATTCCCTTCCTGCTGAACAAGCCCGGCGTGGGGTATTACGTAACCGGCGAGATCTACGAGGTGGACGATCGCATGCTCAACTCCCTGGACAACCTGGAGGACTGCGAGGATATCTACACGCGCGAGAAGCAGGACATGAACATTGGCGTGGGCGAGGGGTATGTGCTGACGTCGGCTCCGACGTAGAAACCGATCTGACCATCTGTTTCTATATTTACACTCATTTCAGCACCGTTCCCTGCTGGGTTTACCTGCTGCAGAAGTACCCGGAGAAGCTGCTTAACCTGCCGTACCTGTCCAGCTACGAGAACTCTACCACGCATCCGTACATCATGCGCCACCGCCGCACCCACAAGCACCCGGCGCAGGACGACCTTAGCTACGAGGCCCAGAACTAAGCATCTGAGCTCCCTCGAGGGGAGTG includes:
- the Tina-1 gene encoding troponin C-akin-1 protein, encoding MGQVKKATSALSKLFVYGALKYGQPSNSILASTGNGHAKFWCKATTTQKLPLVIATRYNIPFLLNKPGVGYYVTGEIYEVDDRMLNSLDNLEDCEDIYTREKQDMNIGVGEGTVPCWVYLLQKYPEKLLNLPYLSSYENSTTHPYIMRHRRTHKHPAQDDLSYEAQN